Sequence from the Cellulomonas fimi ATCC 484 genome:
CCCGAGGTCACCCCCGACTCGTTCGACCCGGAGGGCTCGCTGCTGACCTGGTACTGCGAGGTGGGCGACGGCGTCACGACGATCTGGGCGAACTTCGGGGGTGCCGACCCGGCTGCGCACGAGGTCGAGATCAACGCGCGCACCTTCGTCTTCTGGCCCTCGGAGACGGGCATCGACCACATCACCGTGCGCGGGTTCACCCTGACGAAGGCCGCCACGCAGTGGGCCCCGCCCACCGCGCTGCAGGAGGGCCTGATCGGCCCGCACTGGTCGAAGGGGTGGGTGATCGAGGACAACACGATCACCGACTCGAAGAACGTCGGCGTCTCGCTCGGCAAGGAGGCCAGCACCGGGCAGAACGAGGCGGCTGCGGGTCCGGACGGCGCCAAGGGCGGCACGCAGCGCGAGCGCGAGGTGATCCAGCGGGCGCTCGCCCTGGGCGGGCCCGGCGCAGGCGAGCCGCACCCGTGGCACCGGGACCACGTCGGCTCCCACATCGTGCGCCGCAACACGATCCGCGACTGCGAGCAGGCCGGCGTCGTCGGGCACCTGGGGGCGGCGTTCTCCACCATCGCCGACAACCACATCTCGCGCATCCACGTGAAGCGGCAGTGGCACGGCGCCGAGGTGGCCGGGATCAAGCTGCACGCCGCCATCGACACCGTGATCAGTGGGAACACGATCCACCACACGCACCGCGCGCTGTGGCTCGACTGGCAGGCGCAGGGCACCCAGGTGCGGCGGAACGTCTTCTACGCCTCGACCGCCGAGGACTTCATGGTCGAGGTCTGCCACGGCCCGTACCTCGTCGACTCGAACCTGTTCCTGTCCCCGTGGTCGGTCAAGGACATGTCCACCGGCGGCGCGTACGTGCACAACTACGTCGCGGGGCGCATCGCGACCTGCACCGAGCACCAGCGGTACACCCCGTACCACCTCCCGCACTCGACGGCCGTCTACGGCGTCTCGAACATCGTCGGCGGCGACAACCGGTTCTACAACAACCTCTTCGTCGGTGACCGCGCCACGGGCGAGCACACCGGGTCGGACGCGCCGGCGGAACCGGCGCTCGCCAGCTTCTGGTCCGGCGCGATCGACATGGACGGCGTGCCCGGCCAGGCGACCTTCGTGCCGACTCCCGTGGGCACGTCGCAGTACGACGCCTACCCGACGGCGCAGGAGTACCCGAACGAGCGCGGCAGCGACCTGGCCGGGTCACGGCTCCCGGTCTGGATCGAGGGCAACCTCTACGCGGAGGGCGCCGAGCCGTTCCGCGCGGAGCCCACGGCGCTGGTGAGGGGCGCGTCACCGGTGCGTGTTGCGGTGCTCGACGCCGAAGCGGGGACGGTGCGCGTGGAGATCGACGACGCGACCGACATCGACGTCGTCGCCCCCGTCACGACAGCACGCCTCGGGACGAGCTACCAGGCCGAGATGCCCTACACCGGTCCCGACGGGTCGGACCTGGACCTGACCGCCGACATCGTCGGGATACCGCGGGACCGGGTCGTGCCCGGGCCGTTCGCCGCTTCGGCACCCGTGACTCGGATCCTCGCCGCACCGGGACCGGCTGGTCGGCCGTAGGCGTTCGGCGGGCCGCTCGTCGTCGTGTCACGGTGGACCGCGCAGCCCGGCTCGCGCCCGGCCTCGGCAGGTGCGCACCGCCGCGCGCGGGCCGGGACTCCGCGTCGGCGGTGCGCGCCAGGGGGCGGGGGTGTCAGTGGTGGGCCGCGCGGCGGTCCCAGCGGGCGGCGAGGGTGTACAGGCCGCTCGCGGCGGCGAGGACGCCGCCGAAGCGCACGGCCGCGCCGGGCCACGACGTCCAGAGGGCTTCGCTCGACGCGACGAGCGTCACGAGCAGCACCACGGTGAAGAGGGTGACCGCCCCGAGGGCGGTCGTGCGCGGGTTCGTCATCGTCGACCGTCCTGCTCCTGCCGGCGTCGGTGCCGGTGCCCGCCGACGGCGGTGTCGGCTCGCCCAGCATGCGGTACGACGAGACGTCCGTCTCCCGGAAGCGTGTGTCCGCCCGCCGGGAAGAGGGCGTCAGTCGTCCCAGGTGGGGGGTCCGGCGGACCGGTCCATGACGAGGCGGACCGGCTGCGGGTCGCTCGCGTCGTGCTCGACGGGGGAGCGGCAGGCCGCGGGGAACGAGACACCCTCGGGGGCGCCCCCGGCATCGCCGTCCCTTCGCCGCTCACCGAGCACGTGGCCGGGCAGCGGTCCGGTGCGGCGGCCGGGTCGTCGGACCGGGTGGCAGGGCGCCACCCGGGATCGAGCCGGCGGTTCCGATGGTGGGTCAGGCGTCGCCGACCGCGCCTCACGACGCGGACGTCGCCGCGCAGGTCACCGGGCCGTCGACGGGAGCGGGGCCTGTCCCGAGGAAGCCGAGCACCGTCCGGCCGCCCGTCGGGAGGGCGCCGTTCCAGTCCGCGTTGCGGACCGTGACCGTCGAGCCGGAGGTCGTCGCCGACCCGGACCACAGCTGCGTGACCGCGCCGCCCTCCGGGAGCGTGAACGTCGTCGACCAGCGCCGGATCTCCGTCGTCGCCGTGACCTCGACCGACGCCTGGTACCCGCCGGGCCAGGTGCCGCCGACCGTGAGCGTCGCGCGGCACGACGACGGCGGCGGAAGCGTCGGGGTGCTGGTGGGCGTGGGCGTGGGGCTCGTCGTCGGCGTGGGCGACACCGTCGGCGTCGGCGTGGGCGTCGGTGCCGGGCCGCCGAGGGGCAGGTCGCGCAGGAACGCCGTGAGCTGCCCCGCGATCACCTCGTGGTCGCGCACGGACGGGTGCCAGTGGCAGCCGCCGTAGTCGAGGCCCTCGTTGCCGTAGTACCAGTACACGACGCGGCCGTCGCCGTCGGCCCGGCGCTCGTCGACCACGCGCTGCGCGAGGTCCGGCAGGTCGGTGCCGGTGTGGACGTAGGTGGCGCTGACGACGAGGTACGTGTCCGGCCCGTACCGCTCCCGCAGCGTGTCGAGGAAGCCGTGGTACGCCGCGACCCACGCCTCGCGCAGCGCGGCCGGCGTCGCCCACGCCTCGCCGCTGCCGAGCGCCGTCGAGAAGTCGTTGATCCCGAGCCCGACGACGACGGCGTCCGGGTCCCACGACGCGGGGCGGTCCCACACGTCGCCCGCGACGCCGGGAAGGGCGCGGTCGTAGTAGGTGCGGTAGCTCGTGCCGGGCTCGCCGCCCGCGTAGTTGCGCACCATGCCGCGCCCCGAGAACGCGTCGATCTGGTAGTCCGCGCCGAGCGCACGGGCCGTGAGGGCACCGAAGGCGAGGTCGGCGTTCGTCGTGCGGGTGACCTGCTCGCCCGTGCACTCGCGGCTCGTCGAGGTGTTGCCGTAGCCCGCGGTGTACGAGTCGCCGACGAACTCGAGCTGCAGGTCGCGCGCGGGCGGCGCGGACAGGATCTCGCTGCCGTCGACGGGGACGAACCCGCCGAACGTGCTCGTCGCCCACGGCACCTCGCTGCGCTTCACGACGCGCACGGTGTGCTCGCCGGGCGCGAGACCCTGCACGCGGTACGTCGTGCTGCCCGGCGTGACGAGCGTCGCGACGGTCCGCCCGTCGACCGCGACGTCGTAGTCGCCCGTCGCGTCGTCGAGCACGACCCCGACGCCCGTGCCGCGGAACCGGCCCTCGAAGTAGACGCCGGGCCAGGCGTGCTGCCACGTGGACCCGGCGTCGACGACGCGGCCCGCGGTGTGGACGGTGCGCGCCAGCCCGTCCGGCGCGGCGGACGCCGCGACCGGGAGCACGGCCACGCAGGCCAGGACGGTGAGCGTGAGGGTGGCACGCAGTCGTCGCACGCCGGGTCCCTTCGTCGGTCGGAGCCGGCCGGACGGCGACGGCGCGTCCTTGGTACCGCCCGCGCGCGCCGGCGCCCACCCGGTGAAGCGATTCGACGACCTCCTGCCGCAGCGGCGGCGGCGGTGAAGCGATGCGCCGGACGAGCGGAGCCCCGACCGCGTTCGCTGCGGTCGGGGCTCCGGGGACTGCTCGGGGTCAGGCGACCGGGACGAGCACCTCGACGTTCTTCGTGGCGGCGCCGTTGACCTTCGCCGCGCCGTCGTACACGGCAGTCAGCCGGTGGGTGCCGGGCGCGAGGTCGACGGCCACGACACCGGTGCCGCTCGAGGCCAGCGTGCCGGACGCGATGACGACGCCCCCGTCGAGCAGGCGGTAGGTGCCGCTGACGGCGGTGTTCGCGGGCGCCTTCACGGTGATGGTCGCGGTGACGTCACCGGGCGCCGGCGTCTCGGGCAGCGGGTTGACTCGCAGCTGCACCTGCGGGAGGACGTGGGCGACGGCGGGCGGGGCGGGGACCGGCTGCTTCGGTGCGGCGGCTGCGCTGCCCGCGGTCGCGAGCCCCAGGGCGGCGGTGACGGAGAGGACGACGGCGATGCGACGGGTGGAGCTCATGAGCTTCTCCTGCGTGACGGTGACGCGGACCGGGCGGCCCACACCTCTCTTCGGACACCCGAGCGGGTTGCGTAGCGGCGGCGCGGCGGGTTCACCCGCCCGGCACTGCGCCGGTGGCGCGCTCCGCACGGCGGGTGGCGCGGAGGGCCTCGCCGCGCACCTACGCTGTGCGGCGATGATCACTCGTGCCGAAGGGGCGTACCTGGGCGCCCTCCGGGCCTTCCAGAACCCGATGCTCGACCTGCTCCACAAGCGGCACGCCCCGCTCGTCGTGGCGCTGCTGTCCTCGGTGTTCACCGCCGAGCGCCCCACGGTTCCCGTCGCCGACGCGCACACCGAGATCGGCGACGCCCTGGACCAGCTGCGAGCCGCCGGGTACGAGGACGGGCTGCCCGTGGGTCCGGCGCGGGACCTGTGCCGCCAGTGGGCGGACGCCGGGTGGCTCGTGCGGCAGGTGCTCGACGACGACGTCGAGGCCTACCGCCTGTCCGCGCACGCCGTCGGCGCGCTGGAGGTCGCCGGCCGGGCGGGCGGCACGGGCGCGCGCGTGTCGAAGTCCCGCGTCCGCACGCTCCTGGAGGCGGTCGACCGGCTCGCGCAGGACGCCGACCCCGACGTGATGGTCCGGGTCGCACGGCTCGACGCGCAGGTCCGCGAGCTGCAGGCGGAGCTCGAGCGGCTCGAGCGCACCGGGACGGTCGACGAGGTCGACGAGGAGGAGCTCCTCGAGGAGGCCGAGAACGTCCTCCACCTCGTGCGTGAGCTGCCGGGCGACTTCGCGCGCGTCGCCGAGTCCATCAAGGCCATGCAGCGCGACGTCGTGACCGCGCTGCGGCAGGACGAGCGCCCCACGGGCGACGTGCTGCGCGAGTACCTGGAGCGCGGCGAGCACGTCATGGAGTCCACCGCGGAGGGCCGTGCGTTCGCCGGCGCGCTGCGGCTCATCGGCGACCCGCACCGGCTCGACGGGCTCTCGACGCAGCTCGGGCTCGTCCTGCGGCACCGCTTCACGCGCCGGCTCACGCCGCAGCAGCGCACCGACCTGCGCGAGGTCGGCCGGCGGATCGAGCAGGGCCTCGACCAGGTGTTCACGGCGCAGCGCGAGGCGTCGTACGTCATCACGACGCAGGTCCGCAACCACGACCCGCTGCGCGACCGGCAGGTCGACGACCTGCTGCGCGACGTCATGACCGGCCTCCAGTCGTGGATGCCGCTCGCGCGTCGCGGGCAGGCCGTCGAGCCCCTGCGCCGCCTCCCGGTCGCCGAGGTCGAGCACCTGCGGCAGTCCGCGGGCGACCTGCGACCGCCCGAGCCGCCCGCGCCGCTGGCGGCCTGGGACGACGACGACCTCGGTGCGGACGACCACGAGGTGCGGGCGTGGGGCGGCCCGCACTACGCCGAGCTGCACGACCACCTGCGCACGTTCGCGCCCGACGAGCCCGTCGACGTCGCGGCGGCCTTCCAGGCGGCACCTGCGCCGCTGCGACGGCCGGTGGACCTGCTCGGGCTGCTGGAGATCGCCGACCAGCTCGGGATGACCGAGACGGGCGAGCTCGCGTACGTCGACGCGGTCCGGCCGGACGGCACCCGCCGCCGGTTCGCTTTCGGCGGCGTGACGACACGGACGAAGGACGAGGACGATGCCTGAGACGACCGCCGACGTGACGGCCGCCGACGTGACGGCCGACGACGTGACGGCCGACGACGTGACGGCCGACGACGTGACGGCTGACGACGTGACGGCCGCCGACGACGTGGCCGCCGACGAGGGGGAGCGCGGCGGCTTCATCGCGCCCGTGCCCATGGAGGAGGACCCCGCCGAGCTGTTCGCGGGGGACACGGGCACGCTCGACGCCGACGTGCGCCGCGTGCTCGTCAGGCTGCTGCAGCGCCGCTACCTGCTCGCCGAGCGCAGCCCCGCCCAGTGGCGCACCCTCCTGGAGAACCAGCAGGTCGTCGAGTCGCGGCTGCACGACCTGTTCGTGCACCTCGTCGTCGACCACGACCGCGGCATCGCCTACAAGAGGCAGGTGCGGTCCGCCGAGCTCGACGTCCCGGTGCTGCTGCGCGACGACGCGTACTCGCGCGCCGAGACCCTCGTCCTGGTGCACCTGCGGACCGTCTACCAGCGCGAGCGCGGCGCGGGGGAGGCGTCGGTGCGCGTCGACGTGGAGGAGCTCGAGCAGACCGCGCTCACCTACTTCGACGCCGACGACACCAACGTCGCCGGGCAGCAGCGCGAGATCCGCGGCGCGGTCGCGCGGCTCGCGAAGGAAGGGCTCATCGAGGAGGAGTCGGAGGGCCGCTACCGCGTGACGCCGCTCGTCGAGGTCGTGCTGAGCAACGAGCGGCTCGTCGAGCTGCGCGGGTGGCTGCGCGAGCAGGCGGACCGCCGCGCCGCAGGCCCCGACGACGGCCCGGGCGCCGACCACGAGACGGCCGACGCCGAGGAGGTCGCACGATGACGATGGTCGACTCGCTGTTCGGGCTCATCCCGGCGGCGTCCACCGGGCAGCAGTGGGTCGCGCGCGACCTGCAGCTCGTCAACTGGGGCGGCTACGACGGTCACCACCGGGTGCGCCTGGCGTCCACCGCGACGCTGCTGTCGGGCGGCTCCGGCTCGGGCAAGTCCACGCTCATGGACGCCTACATCGCGCTGCTCATGCCGCACACGACGCCGTTCAACGGCGCGTCGAACGGCGGGGTCGTCGGGCGGCCGCGCGGCAAGGACCAGCGCAACGTGCTGTCCTACGCGCGCGGCAAGCTCGACGAGTCGCGCACCGAGGACGGCACCCGCCAGCGCGTGCTGCGCGGCGACGGGCAGGACACGTGGTCGGCCATCGCGATGACGTGGACGGACCAGTCCGGCACCGAGCTGACGGCGGTGCGCGCCTGGTACGTGCCGTCGGCCGCGCGCACGCTCGAGGACGTCACGGCCGTGCGCGCGACCGTCGACGGCGCGTTCGACCTGCGCGAGCTCGAGCACGCCGCGAGCCAGCGCCTCGCGCGCGCCGCCGTGACCGCCGCGGGCCTGACGTGCTTCGACACCGACCGCGACTTCACCGCGCGGCTGCACTCGTCGCTCGGGATCGGTGCCGCGGGCGACGGCAACCGGGCGGTTGCGCTGCTCGGCCGCATCCAGGCGGGGCAGCAGATCACGACGGTCGACGCCCTCTACAAGGCGATGGTGCTCGAGGAGCCGGACACGTTCGCGACCGCCGACGCGGTCGTCGAGCAGTTCGACAAGCTCACCGGGACGCGCGAGCAGATGATCACCGCGCGCCAGCAGGTCAAGGCGCTCGAGCCGATCCGCGAGCTGCGCGCGACCGTCGAGGCGGGGCACGAGCGGCTGCGGGTCATCGACCGGATCGGCTCGTTCGCCGACGGCACGTCGCCCGCCGCGCTGTGGCGGCACGAGCGCCGCCTCGGCCTGCTGCGCGACGTCGAGGAGGACCTGCAGCACCGCCACCAGCAGGCGCAGCGCCGCACCGCCGAGACCGCGGCACGGGTCAGTGCCGCGCGCGCCGAGCTCGACGGCGTCAAGGAGGCGCTGTGGTCCTCGGGCGGCGACCGGCTCGCGACCGCGCAGCGCGAGCTCGCGGCGACCCGCGTCCGCCGCGACGACGCCGCCCGCGCCCGGGCCCGCCTCGACGACGTCCTGCGCCCGCTGGGGGTGCGCGTCGGCAGCGAGGCGGACCTCGCCGCGCTCGTCGCCCGCTCGCAGGCCGCGCTGCACGACGCCGACACGAAGGCCGCGGCACGGCAGGCGCTGTTCGACGCGATGCAGGCGAAGAAGGAGGCCGGGGCCGACGTCGCGGAGCTGCGCGCGGAGCGCGCCGCCGTCGCGAGCCGTCGCGACAACATCCCCGGCGACCTGCACGCCGCGCGCGCGGCGCTCGCGCAGGCGGCGGGCCTGAGCACGGACGAGCTGCCGTTCGTCGCCGAGCTCATCGAGGTCCGCACCGAGCACGAGCCGTGGCGGGACGCGTTCAACCTCGCGCTGGGCGGGTTCGCGACGCGCATCCTGCTCGACGTCGCGCACCTGGCCGCGTTCCGGCGCGCGATCGACGCCGTGCCCCTCGCGCGCCGGATCCGGTTCGAGGGCGTCCCGACGGGCATCCGCGACGACATCGGCCTCGACGTGCGGACGCTGCCCGGGCGGCTCGACTACCGCAGCGGCCCGTTCACGGGCTGGCTGCGCAGCGAGCTGTCGCGCCGCTTCTCCTACGTGTGCGTCGACACCCCGGGCGAGCTCTCTCAGCACGCCAAGGCGCTCACGCGCAGCGGCCAGGTGTCCGAGGGCACGCAGGGCGCGCACGGCGGGCAGGGGTTCGCGAACCTGCTCGGGTTCACCAACACGCGCCGGCTCGCGCACCTCGACGAGCAGATCGCGCGCGCCGAGCGCCGCCGCGCGCTCGCGGAGGACCGGGTCGTGGACGCCGAGCGGGACCTCGACCGGCACGAGGAGCAGCTCGCGGCGCACCGCGCGCTCGCCGACGTCTCGTGGGACCAGGTCGACGTCGCCGCGGCGGACGCCGAGCTGGCCCGCTGGGAGCAGGTCGTCACCGACCTGTCGTCGGGCAACCCGGAGGTCACGCGCCTGCAGGACCGCGCGCGCGAGCTCGAGCAGACCATCCAGCGCCTCACGGAGGACCTCGGCCGCACCAAGGGCGACGCCGAGGCGCTCGCCGCGCGCTGGTCGGCGGTCACCGACGAGGTCGACGAGGCGCAGCGCGCGCTCGACGACGCGCAGGACGCGGGCACGACCGTCGGCGCCGGCGAGCGCACCTACCTCGACGGCCTGCTCGGCCAGGACGCCGCGGTGCCCGGCGCGGGCGAGCCGGCGGCGGCGCTGGCCGAGTTCGACGGCGTCCTGGCCCGTGCCGGCGAGGTGCTCGCGGCCGCGCGGCTCGCCGCGCAGCAGACCGTGGCCACGGCCCGCGACGCGCTGCGCCGCACGTTCGAGACGTTCGTCGAGCGCTGGCCCGACCCCGACCTCGGCACCGACCCGGACGAGTCGTACGGCGACTTCGCGCGCGTCCTGGCCGACCTGGAGACGAGCGGCCTGCACGAGCTCGAGGCCGACTGGCGCCGGAGCCTCCTGCGGCTGTCCGGCAACGACCTCACCGACCTGCACCACGCGCTGAGCCGGTCCGTGCGGGAGATCAAGGAGCGCATCCAGCCGGTCAACGACATCCTGGCCGACCTGCCGTTCGCCGACGACGACCACCGGCTGCGGATCGACGCGCGCGACACGCAGTCGACCGTCGTCGCCCGCTTCCGCAAGGAGCTGCGCGACCTGCGGGAGGTCCTCGCCACGGACGCGACGGACGCCGAGCGCGAGCGGCGGTACGTGCGCATGGCCAAGGTCATCGACCGGATCCGCCGCACCTCGCCGGATTTCGCCGACCTCGTCGACGTGCGCCGCCACGTGCGGCTGTCCGCCGAGAAGGTGGACCTCGAGGGCAACCACGTCGCGCTGTACGACCACATCGGCGAGAAGTCCGGCGGCGAGTCGCAGGAGCTCGTCGCGTTCATCGTCGGTGCCGCGCTGCGCTACCAGCTCGGCGACGCCGGCGCGGAGCGACCCCGGTACGCGCCGGTGTTCCTCGACGAGGCCCTCATCAAGGCCGACGCGCGGTTCACGGGCCGCGCGATCGGGGCGTGGCGCGGGCTCGGCTTCCAGCTGGTGATCGGTGCGCCCAACGACAAGTTCAGCGCCCTCGAGCCGCACGTCGACGTCAAGTACGTCGTCCTCAAGGACGCGTCGGGCCGCTCCCGCACGAAGCCGATCGCGGGGGTCGCGGCGCCGTCCTGACGTCGGCCCGTGGCGCCCGTCACAGCGCGGCGGCGCGGTGCACGGGACCAAGGTCCCGGTCGTCGCGGGAGGTCGGGGCGAAGTGGAGGGTGCGTCACCCGTTCGGCGCGCCGGGTCGCTTCCTCGGACGTCCCCGGCACGGCACGGTCGGCACGTTGCGCGCCGCGCAGCACCGACCGCGAGGGGTGGACGTGCGCATCGCTGTGACGCCGACGGCCGAGGAGAGGACGTTCGGGGCCGAGGAGATCATCGTCTCCAAGACCGACCTGCAGGGCCGCATCACCTATGCCAACGACGTGTTCGTCCGCGTGAGCGGGTACCCGCGCGCCGAGCTCGCGGGCCGGCCGCACTCCCTCATCCGGCACCCCGACATGCCGCGCGCGATCTTCCGGACGCTGTGGCAGACCGTGCAGGGTGGCCAGGAGATCTTCGCCTACGTGAAGAACCTGGCGGCCGACGGCGCCTTCTACTGGGTGCTCGCGCACGTCACGCCCTCGACGGACGTGCACGGCGCGGCCGTCGGCTACCACTCCAACCGGCGCCTGCCCGCTCCCGCCGCCGTGCGTGCGGTCGAGGACGTCTACCGCGTGCTGCTCGACGAGGAGCGCCGGCACGGCACCGGCAACGCCGCCGTCGACGCGTCGTCGGCGCTGCTCGCGGACCTGCTCGCGCGCGACGGCGTCACGTACGACGAGTGGGTGTGGGGCGTCGTGAACGGCCACGGGGGCCTGCGGTGAGGCGGGCACGCGACGCCGCCACGGCGCCCGTCCCGCTCGACGGCGGCGCGCTCGCGCCCGTCGTGGCGACGCTGCGCCGCGCCGCCGGGGGCGACCTCGAGGCACGCGTGCCCGAGCTGGCCGACCCCGCGCTCGCCGAGCTCGGGGACGGCCTCAACGCGCTGCTCGACGTCGTCGACGCGTTCGTCCGTGAGTCGGGCGCGGCGCTCACGGCGGCCGCCGAGGGACGGTTCCACCGCACGCTCGTCGAGCGGGGCATGCCGGGCGCCTACCGGGACGGCGCCCGCCGGATCAACGCCGCGCGCGACGCCATGCGCGACGCCGCCGCGGCGGCCCAGGAGCAGGAGCGCGTGCGCACGGAGATCGGGACGCAGGCGGTGGAGGTCTCGCAGCACGTCGCGGCCGCGTCCACCGAGCTCGGGGCGTCCGCGGGGTCCCTGCGCCACTCAGTGCGCGAGGGCGTCGACGAGCTGGCCTCCACGGTCGAGCTCGTGGGCCGGCTGCGTGAGGCGTCGGCCACGATCGGCGCGGCGGTCACGCTCATCCAGGACGTGTCCGCACGGACCCGCCTGCTCGCGCTCAACGCGACGATCGAGGCCGCGCGGGCGGGTGACCGGGGCCGCGCCTTCGCGGTCGTCGCGGGCGAGGTGCGCTCGCTGTCGGACCGGGTCGCGAGCTCCTCCGCCGACATCGCCGACCAGGTCGCGCACGCGCAGGAGGCGTCCCGCGCGGTCGACGCGTCGATCGGGCGCGTCGCGACGCTCATCGCGGAGATCGACACGGCTGCGGCGGGCGTCGCCGACGCCGCGGGCCACGACGAGGGCGGGCTCGCGCGGATGGCGGAGACGCTGCGCGCGGACATCGGGCGCTTCGCGCACTGACCTCGCGGCGCGGGCGTCCGTCTCAGGCCGGTCGGCGGAAGAGGGCCGCAACGAGGAAGTCGTGCGAGAACACGTCCTGCCCGTTCCCCGCGGCGCGCGGCATGGGGCCGCCCGCGACGAGCTCGAGGTCGGCGAACACGTCCTGCAGCTCCTGCAGCGTGTACCCGACGCCCTCGCCGAGCGCACCGGCGCGCAGCAGGGTCGCGTCGTCGTCGTCCGCCCCCATGCGCCCCGCCGCGAAGGTGCACAGGCCGAAGTAGCCGCCGGGGGCGAGCGACGCGGCGAGCGTGGCGCGGTAGCTGATGCGCCGGTGCGGGGCGAGGTGGTGGAAGCACCCCGAGTCGTAGACGAGGTCGAACGGCCCGCCGGGCACCGGCTCGCGCAGCACGTCCACGTCGACGTAGCGCAGGGTGCCCGCCCCGCCGAGCTCCCGGGCACGGGCGAGCGCCCCCGGTGCGATGTCGGCGCCGGTCACGGCGAGCCCGGCGTGCGCGAGCCAGCGGCTGTTGCGTCCCAGACCGCAGCCGACGTCGAGAGCGGTGCGCAGGTCGGGCAGCGGCAGGACCCCCTCGTCGTACCAGGAGACGAGGCTCGCGTCCGGGGCGTCCACGGCGAGCGGGTGGCCCGGCCGGGCGAGGACCTCGTCCCAGTGCGCAGCCGCCGCGCGGCTCGTCGCGTCCGCGCGCGCGTCGAACACGCCGTCCAGGAGGTCCAGCAGGTCCTCCACCGTCGCGACCCGCACCCGAACCACCCCACCCTCCGGCCGGTCCCACGCCGGCACGCGGGCACCGTAGCCCCTGGTCCGGGCGCGGTGGCGGGACCTACGGTGGGGGGCATGGCCCGTGGCGACGCACCGGCGTCCACCGTCGAGGAGTACCTCGACGCCCTGCCCGCGGCCGACGCGGCAGCGCTGCGCCGGGTCCGTGACGAGATCCTGGCGCTGGTGCCGGGCGGCGACCAGCGGATCTCCTACCAGGTGCCGTGCGTGACGTACCGCGACCGGCCGCTCGTGAGCCTGTCGCGCGCGCGGGACCACCTGAGCCTGCACCTGCAGAGCCCGCCGCTGGCCCGGGCGCTCGCGGGCACCGTGACCGACGTCCGCTGGTCGGGCGCGACCGCGCACTTCACCGCGGACGCCCCGCCGAGCCGCGCGACGCTCGAGCAGGTCGTGCGGGGCCGCATCGCCGAGGTGGACGCGCGGCTCGACGCGCGCAGCGCCGGGCGCGGCTGAGCCCCACGCCCATGGCGACGTGGCAGGACGTGCGCGCGGCCGTCGCCGCGCTGCCCGACACCACCGAGCCGGACCCGCGCCGGTGGCGCGCGCACGGCCGGTCGCTCGTCTGGGAACGCCCCCTGCGGCGCAGCGACCACGAGGCGCTCGGCGCCGACGCGTGGCCCGGCGACGTGCTCGGCCTGCGCACGCCGGACCTCGAGGCGAAGGACGTCCTGCTCGGCTCGGCGCCCGACGTGTACTTCACGACGCCGCACTTCGACGGCTACCCGGCCGTGCTCGTGCGGCTGGAGCGCCTGGCGCCCGACGAGCTCGCCGAGGTCGTCACCGAGACGTGGCTCGCGCTCGTGCCGAAGCGCACCGCTCGTGCCTGGCTGGACGCGCACCCGCCTGTCGACTGACCCGCGCCACCGGAGGGTCTCGCCGCGCGCCCCACGCCAGGCACACACCCGGGCACGACGACAGGGACCGAGTTCCCGCCCGCGCCTGCGGGAACCGTGGGAGCATCCACCGCGCGGCGTTGCCGGGCTGACCGGCCCTCCGTACGTTGG
This genomic interval carries:
- a CDS encoding PAS domain-containing protein; the protein is MRIAVTPTAEERTFGAEEIIVSKTDLQGRITYANDVFVRVSGYPRAELAGRPHSLIRHPDMPRAIFRTLWQTVQGGQEIFAYVKNLAADGAFYWVLAHVTPSTDVHGAAVGYHSNRRLPAPAAVRAVEDVYRVLLDEERRHGTGNAAVDASSALLADLLARDGVTYDEWVWGVVNGHGGLR
- a CDS encoding ATP-binding protein; this translates as MTMVDSLFGLIPAASTGQQWVARDLQLVNWGGYDGHHRVRLASTATLLSGGSGSGKSTLMDAYIALLMPHTTPFNGASNGGVVGRPRGKDQRNVLSYARGKLDESRTEDGTRQRVLRGDGQDTWSAIAMTWTDQSGTELTAVRAWYVPSAARTLEDVTAVRATVDGAFDLRELEHAASQRLARAAVTAAGLTCFDTDRDFTARLHSSLGIGAAGDGNRAVALLGRIQAGQQITTVDALYKAMVLEEPDTFATADAVVEQFDKLTGTREQMITARQQVKALEPIRELRATVEAGHERLRVIDRIGSFADGTSPAALWRHERRLGLLRDVEEDLQHRHQQAQRRTAETAARVSAARAELDGVKEALWSSGGDRLATAQRELAATRVRRDDAARARARLDDVLRPLGVRVGSEADLAALVARSQAALHDADTKAAARQALFDAMQAKKEAGADVAELRAERAAVASRRDNIPGDLHAARAALAQAAGLSTDELPFVAELIEVRTEHEPWRDAFNLALGGFATRILLDVAHLAAFRRAIDAVPLARRIRFEGVPTGIRDDIGLDVRTLPGRLDYRSGPFTGWLRSELSRRFSYVCVDTPGELSQHAKALTRSGQVSEGTQGAHGGQGFANLLGFTNTRRLAHLDEQIARAERRRALAEDRVVDAERDLDRHEEQLAAHRALADVSWDQVDVAAADAELARWEQVVTDLSSGNPEVTRLQDRARELEQTIQRLTEDLGRTKGDAEALAARWSAVTDEVDEAQRALDDAQDAGTTVGAGERTYLDGLLGQDAAVPGAGEPAAALAEFDGVLARAGEVLAAARLAAQQTVATARDALRRTFETFVERWPDPDLGTDPDESYGDFARVLADLETSGLHELEADWRRSLLRLSGNDLTDLHHALSRSVREIKERIQPVNDILADLPFADDDHRLRIDARDTQSTVVARFRKELRDLREVLATDATDAERERRYVRMAKVIDRIRRTSPDFADLVDVRRHVRLSAEKVDLEGNHVALYDHIGEKSGGESQELVAFIVGAALRYQLGDAGAERPRYAPVFLDEALIKADARFTGRAIGAWRGLGFQLVIGAPNDKFSALEPHVDVKYVVLKDASGRSRTKPIAGVAAPS
- a CDS encoding MmcQ/YjbR family DNA-binding protein produces the protein MATWQDVRAAVAALPDTTEPDPRRWRAHGRSLVWERPLRRSDHEALGADAWPGDVLGLRTPDLEAKDVLLGSAPDVYFTTPHFDGYPAVLVRLERLAPDELAEVVTETWLALVPKRTARAWLDAHPPVD
- a CDS encoding methyl-accepting chemotaxis protein; this encodes MRRARDAATAPVPLDGGALAPVVATLRRAAGGDLEARVPELADPALAELGDGLNALLDVVDAFVRESGAALTAAAEGRFHRTLVERGMPGAYRDGARRINAARDAMRDAAAAAQEQERVRTEIGTQAVEVSQHVAAASTELGASAGSLRHSVREGVDELASTVELVGRLREASATIGAAVTLIQDVSARTRLLALNATIEAARAGDRGRAFAVVAGEVRSLSDRVASSSADIADQVAHAQEASRAVDASIGRVATLIAEIDTAAAGVADAAGHDEGGLARMAETLRADIGRFAH
- a CDS encoding DUF1801 domain-containing protein, with translation MARGDAPASTVEEYLDALPAADAAALRRVRDEILALVPGGDQRISYQVPCVTYRDRPLVSLSRARDHLSLHLQSPPLARALAGTVTDVRWSGATAHFTADAPPSRATLEQVVRGRIAEVDARLDARSAGRG
- a CDS encoding class I SAM-dependent methyltransferase, whose protein sequence is MPAWDRPEGGVVRVRVATVEDLLDLLDGVFDARADATSRAAAAHWDEVLARPGHPLAVDAPDASLVSWYDEGVLPLPDLRTALDVGCGLGRNSRWLAHAGLAVTGADIAPGALARARELGGAGTLRYVDVDVLREPVPGGPFDLVYDSGCFHHLAPHRRISYRATLAASLAPGGYFGLCTFAAGRMGADDDDATLLRAGALGEGVGYTLQELQDVFADLELVAGGPMPRAAGNGQDVFSHDFLVAALFRRPA